Proteins encoded within one genomic window of Cucumis sativus cultivar 9930 chromosome 3, Cucumber_9930_V3, whole genome shotgun sequence:
- the LOC101213363 gene encoding UDP-glycosyltransferase 89A2: MSSSLPPSATTRHLLVFPYPAQGHMLPLLDLTNHLASHGGFTITILVTPKTLPLLHPLLQTHPSIQTLVLPFPSHPKLPVGVEHVSHIGNHGNFAIVAALRQLHDPIVDWFNSHPSPPVAIISDFFLGWTQRLADHLQIPRVAFYAVSSLLIHVMNSCWVHIKTDHFSSSPVIEFSEIPKSPSFKKEQLPSLVKQYQDSDPDWNLLRDDVLANTSSWACVVDTFENLDLEYLDHLRKLWGEGRVFGVGPVHLIGATKDGRNPIRESSSEILTWLDKCPDDSVVYVCFGSQKQLSRQQLEALASALEKSGTRFVWVVKTIHQTDGRSNGIPVGFEDRVSDRGIVVKGWVPQTAILHHRAVGGFLSHCGWNSVVESIANGVMVLGWPMEADQFINARLLVEDLGVAVRVCEGANSVPESEELGKIIAESLSRDSSEKMKAKALKRKAVEAVRPNGSSWKDMQAFIDKLIQLPQN, encoded by the coding sequence ATGTCGTCTTCACTGCCGCCGTCTGCCACCACCCGCCACCTGCTGGTCTTTCCGTACCCAGCGCAGGGACATATGCTCCCACTCCTCGATCTCACCAATCACTTAGCCTCTCATGGGGGCTTCACAATTACCATCTTGGTTACACCCAAAACCCTCCCCCTCCTTCACCCCCTTCTTCAAACCCACCCGTCCATTCAAACCCTCGTTCTTCCCTTCCCTTCTCACCCCAAACTCCCCGTCGGCGTCGAACACGTCAGCCACATTGGCAACCATGGAAATTTTGCCATTGTGGCTGCCCTCCGCCAACTCCACGACCCCATTGTTGATTGGTTCAATTCCCATCCTTCCCCTCCCGTCGCCATCATTTCCGATTTCTTTCTCGGCTGGACCCAACGCCTCGCCGACCATCTTCAAATTCCCAGAGTTGCTTTCTACGCAGTTAGCTCACTCCTCATCCATGTAATGAACTCTTGTTGGGTTCACATTAAAACAGATCATTTTAGTTCTTCCCCTGTCATCGAGTTCAGTGAAATCCCCAAATCACCTTCCTTCAAAAAAGAGCAGTTGCCATCGTTGGTAAAGCAGTACCAGGATTCAGATCCAGATTGGAATTTATTGAGAGACGATGTCTTAGCTAATACATCCAGCTGGGCTTGTGTTGTTGATACGTTCGAGAATTTGGATCTCGAGTATTTAGACCACTTGAGGAAATTGTGGGGCGAAGGGCGTGTATTTGGTGTTGGACCGGTACATCTCATCGGCGCTACAAAGGATGGGCGGAACCCAATTCGAGAGTCGAGTTCAGAGATTCTCACATGGTTAGACAAATGCCCTGATGATTCGGTGGTTTACGTTTGTTTTGGGAGTCAAAAGCAACTGAGTCGGCAGCAACTGGAAGCGCTGGCTTCTGCACTTGAGAAAAGCGGTACTCGATTCGTATGGGTGGTTAAGACAATTCATCAAACAGATGGGAGGTCGAACGGAATACCAGTTGGATTTGAGGATCGTGTGTCGGATCGTGGAATTGTGGTGAAGGGATGGGTGCCGCAAACGGCGATACTTCATCACCGAGCCGTGGGGGGGTTTCTGAGTCACTGTGGGTGGAACTCGGTGGTTGAGAGCATAGCGAACGGAGTAATGGTACTTGGTTGGCCCATGGAAGCGGACCAATTTATCAATGCGAGACTATTGGTAGAAGATTTGGGAGTGGCGGTGCGCGTTTGCGAAGGAGCGAACTCGGTACCTGAATCGGAGGAGTTGGGGAAGATAATCGCTGAGTCTTTGAGCAGAGATTCATCGGAGAAAATGAAAGCGAAAGCGCTGAAAAGAAAGGCCGTGGAGGCAGTGAGGCCTAATGGAAGTTCATGGAAGGACATGCAAGCCTTCATCGATAAGTTGATTCAACTACCTCAAAATTAG